The Nitrososphaerota archaeon DNA segment GCTTTCCTTGCCGTGCTTAGCGAGCTCTTCTCTTATATGCTTCGCTTGCCCAATCTTCATCTGCCCCTCCCTCAACCCTATTATGATGCCGAACTTCTCAGCCTCTCGAGCCTTGTAGACCGCGAGCAAACTCTTCTTCCAAAGATCCTCAGCCAAGGGGGTGACGTCGATAACCTCCTCTAGATACGGGTCAAGCATATAGGTTGGCTTACATGTCGATAACGCTAGCGCAGCTGCGTGGAATCTACTCTGCCCGAGGAAGATAAAGGCATCGACCTCATCTTTTATTAAATAGGCTGGTTGAAACTCGCAACCGATTATCTGCCCATAAGAGAGCTTCCCACCTTGACTAATCTTCACCTCAAACCCGTGGTCCTCGAAGAGCTTCTTAGCCTCTGATAGTCTATGTAGATGCTGGCTTATCGTATAGAGCCCTATCTTCTTGAAACGCTTTAGGCTCTGAGCAGCCTTCTCTATTACCTTATTGAACCCGATATCGTCTTCTGCAGCTATGAAGATGGTTCGTTTGCCCGCTCTGTTTATGCGAAGCGTATGCCCTATGTGTAGTATCAGATCAGCCTTGATCGCTTCAGCAACATCTTCTTTTAAGTCACACGCGCCATAACACGGTTCACCAGATACCACGGCTTCCACACCTCTAGCCTCAAGCGTAGATGCTAGAGTCTGAGCTTCTTTCAGCAAACCGTCTGGCGCGACTATGAGAACCGTTTTGGGTTTTAGCCGCTCTACTTCCTCAAAGACTTTGGCTGTATCTAATCTAATCAACACCAAGTACTTTTCATGTGGTGCGATGTACTTAGGTCTTTGCTTGCTGCTCGGCCTCCTTAAGCGGAAGAACCTCTATAGATGTCTTAACTGGTAGCTTGCTCGCTGTGCCTTTTAGAGCTTCTTTCGCGGCCTCGACGTCGTTAGCATATACGTTCACTTCAAGAAGCACCGTGCCGTCATCTACTCGAGCTGCTAACCCCACAGGTTTACCATAAGCTTTTCTCATGCCTTCTTGGAGCCTGTCAGCCCCCGCTGTCGCTATCATCTTATTCTCTCTTAATATCACATGAGGATACACCTTTACTTGGAGAAAGTATCTGTCTTCACCTATCTTTGCGAGCTTCTTGTTAGCGGCGACTCTAGCAGCTTCCAGCGCGTTGTGTCTAATCTGGCATCTCGCTTTAGCGATCAGCTGAAGCTTATAGTCGTAGTCACCCTTCGCATTCCCCAAGGAGAACTTCGCTATCTTGGGGTTGGGCGCTCCTGGGAGATACTCCTTCCTCACAGTAGGCATCCCGCTTGGAATTCTGTAGTTTCTCCCGTGCAATCTTTAGCCACCACCTATCCTTTAGCCAACTTATTTTAGTAGATAAGTGTGTTGGTCAATCTTTTAAAAAGTATTCTTGAAGATGATCTTTCGCCTTCTCACGCCTCCTTTGATGCTCAGCCAAGAACGTTCTGACTTTCCCAGCCAACCTACTCTTACATTCGCCGCAGAGTAGGTTGCCTGATCTGCAGGATGAATAGATTTCGTAGAGTGCTTTGTCATCCGGCTCAAAGAGCATATGGTAGTAGTGGTAGACTGGGCAGATTTCTGGTTGACCACCTAGCTTGCGCTGCTCCTCAACCGTAGCTCTACCTCCTGTGTAGGCGTTCATAACCTTCTTCGTTACAACTTCTGGTGGATCTACCGTATATATCGCTGTTTCAGGTTCGCTTGCGCTCATCTTCCCTCCTCTTCCTAGGCCGGGTAGAAACTTGGAGTGTAGCTGTGCAGGTTTGTAGAAGCCGAGTTTAGGCGCTACTTCACGTGCTACACCTCTCCAGTAGTTGTCTTGATCTATGGCTGCGGGTATTAGTACAGGGACGTTTCTCCCCTTTAGGACGGAGGGTAGGAAGCAGGGGGCGGCTTGGATAGCCGGGAAGAAGATCATGCCGATGTTGGTGCTGTCGGTGAAGCCGAAGACCGCCTTTATGGTTGAGGTGGTTACGTGCTTCGCAACTTGAACCGCTATACCATAAAGCGTCTTAGCGTAGTGTACATCGGAGAATATGAAGGTCTTCCCTTTTTCGAAGCCGCACGCAATAACATCGAGCGCATTCTCGTAGGTGAAGTGTATGCTAGTTTTGAGGGAGAGGGAGGGGTCGTGAAGATACTTTTCATCATCTGTCATCTGGAAGTATAGCTCCGCGTCGAACTTCTCTTGTAGATGCTGGGTAAGAATCCAAGGCACGAGGTGCCCTATGTGTGTATGCCCCGAGGGTCCTCTGCCTGTATATAATGCGAATTTCTCACCGTTCTCATATTTATCGAGTATCCAGTCGAAGTCTCTGTGGCTGAAGAAGACCTTTCTCCTAAATAGTAGATGGAGTGTTCCTGTGTGCTTCTCCACTCTTTTTAACAGTTCTTCGTCGATGGGTTGTGTGCCGAAGTCTCTGATGAGCTTATCGTAGTCTACTTCACCCTTTACCTCCCAGGGTGTTACGACGAAGCCCTCCTCACTCAACCCGCTTCACACGCCCCTCTGCATCTATCACACCCATTCTTATACGTGACGATGAAATAGGCTTCCCGTCCTCAGCCAACACCGTATCAACTATAACGACTTCAAGAGGCTTTAACCCCAACTCCACCCTCCTTCTGTTAGCTATCTCAACCCTACCGGCGGTTTCGGTGCTCGCTACAAGCGCTTCAACATCCTCTTGATATATCCCGGGTCCGAAGTAATCATCTAGTGGCTGGATTTCAAATCTTTCAGCAGGATACTTGGTTAAGAGATACTCTCGGAGCCTCTTAACCCTCTCTTCATAACAATTATGTACGTGCTTACCCAGCTTCGATAGAAAATCGTCTGTAGTTACACCGATGATCACCT contains these protein-coding regions:
- a CDS encoding phosphopantetheine adenylyltransferase → MKFKTVAVGGTFDYLHKGHRALLEKAFECGEKVIIGVTTDDFLSKLGKHVHNCYEERVKRLREYLLTKYPAERFEIQPLDDYFGPGIYQEDVEALVASTETAGRVEIANRRRVELGLKPLEVVIVDTVLAEDGKPISSSRIRMGVIDAEGRVKRVE
- a CDS encoding 50S ribosomal protein L16, with the translated sequence MHGRNYRIPSGMPTVRKEYLPGAPNPKIAKFSLGNAKGDYDYKLQLIAKARCQIRHNALEAARVAANKKLAKIGEDRYFLQVKVYPHVILRENKMIATAGADRLQEGMRKAYGKPVGLAARVDDGTVLLEVNVYANDVEAAKEALKGTASKLPVKTSIEVLPLKEAEQQAKT
- a CDS encoding tryptophan--tRNA ligase produces the protein MSEEGFVVTPWEVKGEVDYDKLIRDFGTQPIDEELLKRVEKHTGTLHLLFRRKVFFSHRDFDWILDKYENGEKFALYTGRGPSGHTHIGHLVPWILTQHLQEKFDAELYFQMTDDEKYLHDPSLSLKTSIHFTYENALDVIACGFEKGKTFIFSDVHYAKTLYGIAVQVAKHVTTSTIKAVFGFTDSTNIGMIFFPAIQAAPCFLPSVLKGRNVPVLIPAAIDQDNYWRGVAREVAPKLGFYKPAQLHSKFLPGLGRGGKMSASEPETAIYTVDPPEVVTKKVMNAYTGGRATVEEQRKLGGQPEICPVYHYYHMLFEPDDKALYEIYSSCRSGNLLCGECKSRLAGKVRTFLAEHQRRREKAKDHLQEYFLKD
- the dph2 gene encoding diphthamide biosynthesis enzyme Dph2 — its product is MIRLDTAKVFEEVERLKPKTVLIVAPDGLLKEAQTLASTLEARGVEAVVSGEPCYGACDLKEDVAEAIKADLILHIGHTLRINRAGKRTIFIAAEDDIGFNKVIEKAAQSLKRFKKIGLYTISQHLHRLSEAKKLFEDHGFEVKISQGGKLSYGQIIGCEFQPAYLIKDEVDAFIFLGQSRFHAAALALSTCKPTYMLDPYLEEVIDVTPLAEDLWKKSLLAVYKAREAEKFGIIIGLREGQMKIGQAKHIREELAKHGKESTLIAMREISAERINTFTWFDAFIQTACPRISVDGSGFNRPVLSIPQAYALLNLLKGKDVGDFLSIPTWV